The segment ATTTGCCTCATTCAAGGAAGTGATTTATATAACCACTACACAGATTCAAAAATCATCATTGGATTACGTTTAGACAGGTACAAACTTTTTATTAAGTAATAATTGGTTTACAACTAAACAAAATCtaatacaataattatttgtagatcGAAATTGGTACGTCTAACTTTATGGGACAAGGAGGCATCTAATTTCAGGGAGTTAAATCGCATATCAACAAGGAAAAAACAAGtcgtaatcatcacaagtatcattccacggatacatgaaggtaataaactaaacataaactttacaaaaaactaAATGCTAACAAATATTTGCCTTTTTCAGAAAAACTATCACTCACAGCAACACCTGGAACGCGCTTCTACTTTAACAACGAAATTGATATCATTCAACGCttccaaaagaggaataaactgcTATCTTAAGCCTCATAGCAAACACCACCAGTcaacttttaaaacatttacgTTACCACTTCCTACATCAATTAAATTGTCACACACAAAGATTATTTTCTCATTCAAATATCGAATTCctcaaaactatttattattcatacttacagttgtttttaaaaaaaaatgatcaccgTTTCGAACTTCTCCCctgtataaaaaaacaaaacttaacttaTCCTTTCAGAAACcaaaaaacacacaattttaattcacctgatttttattaaacatgTAATCCGCGCGCAGCGCGGACGCCGGCCCTAGTTATTTTAAGACTTCGTatgaataaaagaaaattaagttttgGGCTGACATAAATCACAAAAACTAGATAGGCAACATTGATTGTTAAATAGCGAAAGGAgattaggttttctgctcttgatttgtttactattaattctctataaatgattttattttctacttctataaaattgtgttttcATTCTCGTTTATGTTTCACTGATatgagttttgtttcttttttttttaacttcttatgTGAATTCGATGAATTATATAAGtgtcaattttaaaaaatggaaatctgcaaaaattagtttcactccaaatacatatcttttttttttttgaacgaatCTCCAAATACATATCTAGGAATcaaatttttgaagaaaatcaccAAAAAACTCTATTCACAGGTaaatgttcaaatctaatattatGAGTGCAGACtctaaatataaatgtatgtctagtatatattcacaaATTCGgtctaaaaattatataattctagaacaacaaacaaattacttattttattaaggacaattgtcaataatagcaccttttgaagtttatgtctcaaaaatagcactagaaggagaaagtcacaaaaatgacattcattaaagggtaaaatatccctaatacccttggtttaaaattaaataaacaaacaaaaataaataaaaataataaataataaaaataaaaaaaataaaattttttttttataatttcagattacatgttttcagattcgaaatttttataaaaaaaattttgaaatttttttttcgaatttttttttttttcaaattttctttttataatttaaaaatactttttgaaactgtttttaaaatttatattttttattttagtatttattttttataaaattttaaaccctaattccaaaaccccaccccttaactctaaaccctaaggtttggattaattaacccaaggggtataagtgtatatttacctctttaatgaaacctatttttgtgactttgagccttgagtgctactttgggaacaaaaacttggtttagtgctattctagtctttttctcatttaTTAACCTAAGCTTTTGAGGTTTAGTTACTTAAGAGTATATcgataaaaacatatatacaactttaccattctagtatatgtaaactaACCTAAGaattgtttgatttattaaatgataaaccaaaaaacttatattaaatAGTCCAAACCTCTCATTTTGacaattataatagctagatagGCTATCAggaagaaacaaatattaaacgAATGATCACATCTCTTAATCTTTGAACAAACTCAAAAGGAGGTGATTGGaatcttgtcatgatatttcattaaaagctttttagaaataaaaaatcaagattaaataatttaatctgaatgaaactatatatatatatatatagtgtttccaatattaaaaatcacttcgaTTTGAAGAAGTGTATATATGAGACTGTCAgaatcaaataacatattagaaactacatattcaaaaaataatttgtatacataaaaatatatatattaaagtaagcacataaatcaaaaccattacctttttgtttgtttacaatcatgtttttggtaaatacatcaaatcaatcattttatttactttatataatatataattgaaCTTTAGTtatattgacatatatatagtatattttattataaatatttaccaTTGACACTtcttattcatatgattttattaacatttgtatatttactttaacaaaaatttaaacccaCAAAagttttaatgtgagatttatcaatacaaaatttcaaaattaaaataaatgcaaattttaaaataatatatttatatattttatatagtatataatataattttaatgatatatatatatttgaatatctattaatgagacttcatatcattcgatttatatatatatatatatatatatatatatatatatatatgaatatctattaatgagacttcatatcattcgatttatgatcatttgtatcttgttaaaacaaaaaaaaaagttaaaccatttatcacaaaattttcagtgtggaatttttaccatttttaatcatttatattcgttttaaaaattgaaaatataaagtataagataaaaatctattttttattatatgtttaatgtgtttgtttaattttttaataatataaaattaaacaaaagaaaagagaggatacacaaattgttatcaaatctacattattcataatcattaattataatatatatatattttaatcatatttgaTAATTACATAGTCTTTACttaaagaaataattaaaaatatttttttgtacaatactaatcaatttgataatttgttaataaaaaatataatacatatttatatgggaaATACTCTAGGATATcactaaaaaaatttatgtcacaaatatagactctaaggatcaaaataaccaaaatatttcattaaagatgtaaatatatacttacacccttaaggttaactaatcaaacttagatttagagttaaggggtggggatttgggattgagatttaaaattttataaaataaaaaataaaaatttgaaaataaaaatttaaaatattttataaaaactaaaagaaaaattagaaaaaaaatttataaaaaagttcgaatttgaaaacatatataggggatgattggtaagtgttgtagctttatattttttgctgtagaatttaatcTGTAGATTTATTTGCTGTAGCTTTCTTTGATGTAGATTTCTAAAGCACTAATTTTTTGCTCTGGAAATAAAGCTCTCTACagccatattttgattttgcagagatttttttgctgtgagtttttttaaggaaagcaaagctcgattggttcacatatatagctgtagactaaattttggctgtccagagcatctatagccccaaccaatcatccccatagtctaaaactataaaaaaatatatttttcaatttttttatatatctagagTATTATGATCCTTTtacatattaaataaaacatttttgttattttcctCCTTATGGTTTATTTgtgatcaaaacttgaaaatggtGTATCAGGAGAATTGCCTTATTTATATTGAGTAACTTATTTCttaatgattttcttttctttcaaaaGGTTACCTTTTAAGGATCTATCTGTTCTGTCAAACATGTTAAAAGGGTACCAGTATGTAAATACcgtaggaaaaaaaaataacacagAACTTAACATACTAATGGAGGTAAATCTGTTGGTTAATCAAAAAGTATATACCAGTTTGATGGTCTATTGAACCTTACAGTGGAGTTTCTCACTAGTCTCAACAAAGTATAACCTTTTATAAGACTCGATTCATTCAGAAGCCAAAGAAGCCAAGCTCACTCGCTTTTTCCTTCTCAAAGGTTTCGAAGTACTGATATATAATCGTCACAGCTAGTAAGATTCCAGTCCCTGACCCAATGGCTCCCATGAAATCAGCCAAAACAGTGAGTGCACCGATGCAAACTCCTCCAAAAGCAGCTGCCGTTGGGATATAACGATTCAGCTCCTTCTGCAAGTTAGACTCTCTGTGTCCCGGCATCACCATTTGTTGTTCCTAGTCATTATATATTTCAATCAAGTGAGTTCCCAGAACTGgacagtgttaaaaaaaaattttgtcaATGGAACTGGGTTTCAACAATACCTTGAGCTGCTTGGCTACGTCTCTAGCAGAAGACCCGGAGACTTCAATCCAAGTCTTTGAGAAGAGGGCACAAGCGGTGAGCATGAAGACGATATAGAACAGAGCATGGAACGGATGAGCTGCCATCTCGGCGAAGCTGTAACCATGGAAAACATATATTCAGAGAACTGAAAACTGAGTTATCATTGTGTTGGTAATTGAGCATTTACCTTGCTGGAGCTGTGATCAAGTAAGCAAGACCACTAACTGGTATAGATTGCCCACTGTACTCTGATTCTTTCCACTGCCCCAATAGGTTTACAAAGAAATTTCCACTGAACTTCCTGTAGAGTAGCTGTTGACAAGGCGGATTGTATTAGATAAAGGTTCTTTCCTAAAATCCTTTATGCGGAAACAAAAGGAAGTACCTGAGAGATGAAGTAGAGGTTTGAGACGAGAGCAGATTGGAGAATGATTGGCATGTTGGAGGTGTAGAACAGCTTGATCGGGTAAGAGCCCTGTTGGCCACGGGCACTCTTTGACCTCACGGGCAACACAACACGGAAGCCTTGGAAGTAGATAACGATCAGGAATATCAAGACCGTTGCAAGCAAGTTGGTAACATTGGGAAGGTTCTGCCTGTAGAAAGCTTGTCTGAGCGCAGCAACCTTATTGGATTTAGTTATCAGCATATGGAACAAGGCGATCACAGCGCCTTCAAACTCAGCTCCACGACCAGTGTTGATTGTTGTAGGACTAAATGATTTCCAGATAATGCTTTCACTGCGTCACCACAACAAAAGTTGAAAACTTTATGCATCTAAAAACAATCTCTCGCATAAAAAGACTAAAGCTTTTTAACATACCAGATATTGGTTGCAATGAAAAGAGAGATCCCAGAGCCAAGCCCATAACCCTTTTGAAGAAGCTCGTCGAGGCAGATAACGATGATACCAGCAAAGAAAAGCTGGAGGATGATGAGAATAGAGTTTCCAACACCAAGCTGAC is part of the Brassica rapa cultivar Chiifu-401-42 chromosome A09, CAAS_Brap_v3.01, whole genome shotgun sequence genome and harbors:
- the LOC103840500 gene encoding protein transport protein Sec61 subunit alpha, which codes for MGGGFRVLHLVRPFLPFLPEVQSADRKIPFREKVIYTVISLFIFLVCSQLPLYGIHATTGADPLYWMRVILASNRGTVMELGITPIVTSGLVMQLLAGSKIIEVDNNVREDRALLNGAQKLLGILIAIGEAVAYVLSGMYGPVGQLGVGNSILIILQLFFAGIIVICLDELLQKGYGLGSGISLFIATNICESIIWKSFSPTTINTGRGAEFEGAVIALFHMLITKSNKVAALRQAFYRQNLPNVTNLLATVLIFLIVIYFQGFRVVLPVRSKSARGQQGSYPIKLFYTSNMPIILQSALVSNLYFISQLLYRKFSGNFFVNLLGQWKESEYSGQSIPVSGLAYLITAPASFAEMAAHPFHALFYIVFMLTACALFSKTWIEVSGSSARDVAKQLKEQQMVMPGHRESNLQKELNRYIPTAAAFGGVCIGALTVLADFMGAIGSGTGILLAVTIIYQYFETFEKEKASELGFFGF